CCGACGGCGACGTCGTCGAGTTCCGCTTCAACGTCTGAACGCACTTCTGGTCAACCGACCCGTTGACGCTGATCGCGCTGAGGTCTAACGTCTCGCTCCCGGCCGGAGGCGGTGGCGTCTCACACAGGGCCGTCACTCGGGAGTCTCCATGCAGAAGTTCATGTCAGTCCGCTTGAGTCTTGTGACCGTCATGTCCGCCGTGGTCGCCATGTGCGCGACCGTCGCTTCGCCCGTAGCAGCGCATGCCACCATTACCGGGAACTGCTTCGACCAGACGCCGGTCACCACCCAGAGCTTCACGGTCAGGTCCTGCTTCACGTGGCCCACCTTCTCGGGCACCACGGTCACCCCGGACCGCTCGATCACGAACGAACTGGCCGCCGTCCTCGGCACCGCGACCTCGGGAGACACTGTCGACGCCGCCTTCTATCGGCTTTCGTACAGCACCGTGGTCGATGCCCTGATCGCAGCGAAGAACACACAGGCGGCCACCGTCAACGTGGTGGTCGACAAGGACAGCCTGGACTCCACGTCCGGTGCCCAAGCCGTGACCAACCTCCGAGCCGCGGGCGTGAACGTCACGGTCTGCACCGCTTGGCCACGACGCCACTGCCGTCCGGCGGGGGCCGCTGCCTGATCTCGAACAGCTCCTCGATCATGCACAACAAGTTCCTGGTCATCCAGCGCGCCAACGACCCTGTCGTGGTACAGACGTCGATGAACCAGCACGGCAACCAGGACTCAAGGATCCAGAGCGCGTTCGAGGTCCACAACAGTCCGACGTTGACGAGCCAGTACGTCGAGTACTTCAACGATCTGAAGTCCAACGCCTGGACGGGCGTCACGCTGCAACCGAAGCACATCCAGCCGTGGGCGTCCCCGACGGCGCCGACGGTCGACATCACCAGCTTCACGCCCAAGGGCACGGGGTCCGGGTCGTCGGACGACCTCGCCGACATCGTCAACAGTGTCGACTGCTCGAACGTCGACCATCGCACGCTGTACGTCGCCAACCCCTCGTTCAGCGGTCGGGACGCGCTGCGGCAGGCTCTGGTCAACGCGCTGAACGACGGGTGCACCGTCAAGGTGGCGGTGGCGACCTGCTCGGACGAGAAGTACGTCGAAACGGCTCCGGTATCAGGAGCCGGTCATCTCTTCCATCCCGATGTGGTTCGGTCGGTCGTCCCGGTGGCCAGTGGCCTCTCGGAGACGTTCGCCTCGCACGACAAGCTGATCCTCGTCGACGCTCGCCTGCGCAACGCGTCCGGCACCTATTCCCTGCGTCATGCCGTCTTCAGCAGTACGCAGGACTTCAGCGACGGCTTCTACACGAGCGGCGGAAACGCCACTCTCGGCTACGACGACGCTCATTCGACAGACGCCAGCAGCGTATGGAGCTTCTACATGCAGCACTGGAGCCAGATCATGGCCCGGGCAACTCCTCAGAGCGCGAGCCCGGTAGACAACGACTGTCCGTGACGCGGCAGACATCGCCTGCCGACACGTCGTACAAACCCGGGGACTCCATTGCCTCATCCCGAGGGTTGGCATGATCTCGATGTGTCCCACCACGACTTGAGCAGCCGATGAACGCCTCCGACGCGAGCACGACGGCGTTCGTGGTGGCGACGGCTGCTCATGCCGGGTTCCAGCTGACCGTCACCGCCTTGGTCTACCCGACGCTGGTGCGGGTCGGGCCGGAGCGGTGGACGGAGGCGCACGCCCGGCACAGCCGGGGGATCGTCCCGCTCGTGGTCGTGCTGTACGCCGCCCTGGTGCTCACCTCGGCGTTCTTCGTCGTCCACCACCGCGACGCCGCCGCCTGGCTCGGTCTGGTCGGGGCCTGGGGCGCGATGCTGGTCACCGCGGTGGCGGCTGCGCCGACGCACGGCCGGCTGGCGACGCCCGAGCCGCGCCTGCTGAGACGACTGCTGGTCGTCGACCGCTGGCGCGCCGGCTTCGCCTGCCTGGCGCTGCTCGGAGCCGTGCTCACCGCAGCGCAGGGGTAGGTCGGCGGGCCGCTCGACCGGGCAGCCCGATGTCGACGCGGCCGTCCGTGGCGGCGTCTGGAACACTGCGGGCGATGAGCCAGCCCTCGCCAGCACCGCGACCGCGACGTGGAGTACGCCTGGCCACGGTGGTGGTGGTGACGGAGCTCGTCGTGGCACTGGTGACGGCCACCGTCGTGTACGCCGGCTGGCGGCGTCTGGACGCCAACATCCGGGCGGGCGACACGATCGACCACGTGACCCAGAAGCAGGTGCCGGAGCAGGACCGGCAGGTCCCCGACGAGCCCCTGAACATCCTGGTGCTCGGCACCGACAGCCGGGCCGGCGCCGGCGATGCGATCGACGGCGAGAAGGGGTGCAACTGCTCCGACACCACGATCCTGGTGCACCTGGCGGCCGACCGACGGTCGGCGTACGCGGTGTCCATCCCTCGTGACGCCCTGGTGAAGCCGGTCGACTGCACGCGTGGCCGCGAGTACGCCGGCACCGGGCTGGTCGAGTGGAACTCCGCGTACTCCGCCGGCGGCGCGGCGTGCACGGCCGAGCAGCTGGAGCAGGACTTCCACATCTACGTCGACGACTACGTCGTGCTCGACTTCAACGGCTTCCAGAACATGGTGTCGGCCATCGGTGGGGTCGACGTGTGCATCCCGTTCGAGCTCTCGGACCCGAAGTACGCGAAGGTCACCTTCCAGCCGGGCCCGTCGGTCCACCTCGACGGCGCCCGCGCCCTGGCCTACGTCCGCCTGCGCTACGTCCTGTCCGGCAGCGACATCGGGAGGATCCGTCGCCAACAGGTGTTCATCAGCTCGATGGTCGACAAGCTGGTCTCGGCCGAGACCCTGACCCGCCCCGACCGGCTGTTCCGCTTCGCCGACGCCCTGACCCGGTCCATCAGCACCAACCCCGAGATCGCTCACGTCAGGTCCCTGACGAACCTCGCCGAGCAGTTCCGCAACATCGACGTCCGCCACATCCGGTTCGTCACGCTGCCCAACCGGATCTACGACGTGCCGAGCACCGACGTGCGATGGGGGCGGGTCCAGGTGCTGCCCGCGGCCTATCGCCTGATGCGGATCGTCGACCAGGACGAGCCGCTCGGCGTCTTCACCCGTGGCTCGGTGAACCCGGGCCACGACTCGAAGCCGCCCGGCGCCCGCGCCCGGGCAGCCGCCGCCGCTGCCGGCGTGTGCGCCTAGGAGCTACTCCGGCGACCCGCTCGAGCCCGGCGGGACGCCCTCGTGCCCGGGCCGCCCGTGCGTGCGGTGGTCCTCCTTCATCCCGGCCTCGCGGAGGTGCCGGCGACCGCCGGTGAGGTCGTCCCGGGCCGCGGCCTCGAGCTCGCGGAACAGCGTCCAGTACCCGTCGTCGTACTCCTCGACGATCTGGAAGGTCCAGCGACCCTCGAGCACGTTGCGTCCGAACAGCTCGTCCTCGAGCCGGTCGGCCCAGGCGGTGTGGCCGGCGTCGCGCAGCAGGTGCATCGCCTCCTCCACGCGCCGGTCGCTCTCGCCGGCGAGCTGGTGGAAGGCGTAGAGGTGGCCGCGCGCCCGCTCGGTGGTCTCCAGGGCCTTCGTCAGCTTGCCCACGGCGTCGACGGTGGCGCCGTCGACGCCGTCGGGGACACGGTGCTCGGGTGCGGGTGAGTTCGTCATGCCCAGCCCGTACCCACCGGGCGCCGCTTCTGCCACAGTGAATCTCGTGGACGGGCTCCTCGGCGCCATCATCGGCCTGGCTGTGGCCGCGGTGCTGGCGATCATCAACGCGATGCTCAGCGACCGGCAGAAGGTCGCTGAAGGTGTCCGCGACCAGCGGATCCGCACCTACCCGGCGGCCTGGGAGCGCACCGGGGTCGTCTCCCGGTGGCCGCACACCGACGCCGACCGCGGCCACGCCCTGCGCCTGCACCGCGATCTCCGCACCTGGTACTACTCCGGCGGCGGCCTGTTCCTCTCCGAGGACGCGCGCGAGCGCTACGAGCACTTCCAGGTGGTGCTCGAGGCGATCGTCGCCCAGGACCCCGCCCACCCGATCGAGGAGTACGACGACCTGGTCGAGGCCGCCCACTGGTTCCGCCTCGGGCTGGCCGAGGACCTGCGGATCCGGCACCAGGGGATGATCGCCGCCTGGCGGGCGAAGCGGATGCGCCGGGCCGAGGCTGCCGAAGCGGTCGCCCGCGAGCAGCGCGTGGGCGCCCGGGTCTACGCGTCCCACGGCGCCACCCGGCGCCCGACGCCGGAGGCCGCCGGACGGGTGGCGCTGACCGACGACGACGAGCGCCTGCACCTCCCGCCGCCGCCGGCCGACGCCTGAGCCGGTCCTCGGCGGCGTCGTACGTCGCGGAGCAGGTCGTGAGAGAGATCACGGCGGTCGGGATTGGATCGTTCCAATGATCTGGTTCACACTGGAGGTGACCACCAGAGACACACCGAAGGGAACCGAGATGTCCCGCCTGATCGACGAGCTGAACACCCTGCACGACGGCTTCGTGGAAGCCATCAACATCGCCGTCGCCGACGACGACTTCGACCGGGCCGACCGGCTCGCTGCCGAGTACGACGACGAGGCCATCCGGCTGATCGCCGAGCGCGAGGGCAAGACCCACCTGCTCCCGATCCACCGCCCGGCCCACGCCGACTCCGGCCCGCGCAGCCTGGTCCGCCGGCTGAGCCTGCACCGCGCCGCCTGACCCGATCGTCGAACGGCGTCCGGGGCCAGCCTCGGAGCCGTTCAGATCAGGACGACGACCAGCAGCACCGCGACCACGAGCAGCGCGGCCGCCATCGTCAGGCCCAGCCCGAACGACGGCAGCGGCTGGTGGGTGCGCATCGCCTTCTCGACCCGCGCCCACCGCACGAACGCCCCCACTCCGACCAGGCCCCCGAGACCGATCAGCCCGACCGCGAGCGTGGTCCGCAGACCGTGCGGGCCGGACGTGGTCAGGGCATGCAGCGCCACGCCGCCGGCCAGCATCGCCAGCGAGGTGCGCACCCAGGCCAGGAAGGTGCGCTCGTTGGCGAGGCTGAAGCGCGGATCGGGTTCGTCGCCCGCGTCGTACACCCAGCGAGGCTGCCGTGAGGTCACGGCCCTCATCGTGCCGCAGCCGGGACTGATTACGCTCGCGACATGACCGCCGAGTTCGACCGCGATGTGGCGGTCACCGCGACCGGCGAGGGCACCTACGCAGCGGACCTCAGCCCCGGCTGGGTCGTCGGCGGCGGGGTGAACGGCGGCTACCTCCTGGCCGTGCTGGGCCGGGCGCTGGGCGGCTCGACCGTGCATCCGGATCCCCTGACGGTCAGCGCGTACTACCTCTCCGCGTCCCGCCCGGGTCCGGCGACGGTCACCACCCGGCTCCTCCGCGAGAGCGGCAGCACCGCCACGATGGCAGCCGACCTCGTCCAGGAGGGTGGCCACCGGATCGCCGCGCTCGCGACGTACGGCGATCTCGGCTCCCTGCCCGACGACGTGGGGACGACGGCCACCGAGCCCGAGCTGCCACCTCTCGAGGAGTGCTGGGGGATGGGGCTCGCACCACCGGACTTCCGGGCGAGTGCGCCGCCGCTGCTGAGCCGCTTCGACCTGAGGTTCGACCCCGCCACGGCCGGGTGGGCGGTCGGGCAGCCCAGCGGGCGCGGCCTGATCCAGGGCTGGTTCCGCCTCAACGACGACCGGGAGCCCGACCCGGTGTCCCTGCTGCTGGCCGTCGACGCGATGCCGCCGGTCACCTTCGACCTCGGCCGGATGGGGTGGGCGCCGACCCTGGAGCTGACCGTTCACGTCCGGGCCAGGCCGGCCCCCGGCTGGCTGAAGCTGCGGCACGAGACCCGCAACCTGGCCGGCGGGATGTTCGAGGAGGACTGCGAGGTCTGGGACTCCGCCGGACGGCTGGTGGCGCAGAGCCGGCAGCTCGCCCGTCAGCCGCGTCCCCCACGCTGATCCGCTCCGGGCGGCCGGCCTCGCGCGGGAGGACCCGGATCGGGATACCCTCGGGCGGGTTCCCGCACCGCCGGGAGCAAGGGGGCATGGGGTGTCGAGACGGGGTCCGCTCGTCGTTGTCGGCGCGCTCGCGTGCGCGCTGATGTCGTTGCTGCCCGCCGCTCGGACGATCGCCGCGGGAGAAGCCACGGCCGCGCCGTCCCGCTCGACCGTGACCATCCCGGCGTACGCCGACCGGCGACGACTGCGAGCCACGCTGCCCGGGGGTGGGGTCGTGACCTACCGCCTGCCCCGGCCGGCTGCGGACGGCATCCGCCTCATGGGCGACTGGGACGGCGACGGCGCGCAGACGCCGGGCCTGTTCACCGACGGTCGCTGGAAGCTCTGGAACCGCGTGGTGCGCACCG
This genomic window from Nocardioides cynanchi contains:
- a CDS encoding LCP family protein, translating into MSQPSPAPRPRRGVRLATVVVVTELVVALVTATVVYAGWRRLDANIRAGDTIDHVTQKQVPEQDRQVPDEPLNILVLGTDSRAGAGDAIDGEKGCNCSDTTILVHLAADRRSAYAVSIPRDALVKPVDCTRGREYAGTGLVEWNSAYSAGGAACTAEQLEQDFHIYVDDYVVLDFNGFQNMVSAIGGVDVCIPFELSDPKYAKVTFQPGPSVHLDGARALAYVRLRYVLSGSDIGRIRRQQVFISSMVDKLVSAETLTRPDRLFRFADALTRSISTNPEIAHVRSLTNLAEQFRNIDVRHIRFVTLPNRIYDVPSTDVRWGRVQVLPAAYRLMRIVDQDEPLGVFTRGSVNPGHDSKPPGARARAAAAAAGVCA
- a CDS encoding YidH family protein gives rise to the protein MTSRQPRWVYDAGDEPDPRFSLANERTFLAWVRTSLAMLAGGVALHALTTSGPHGLRTTLAVGLIGLGGLVGVGAFVRWARVEKAMRTHQPLPSFGLGLTMAAALLVVAVLLVVVLI
- a CDS encoding thioesterase family protein, with the protein product MTAEFDRDVAVTATGEGTYAADLSPGWVVGGGVNGGYLLAVLGRALGGSTVHPDPLTVSAYYLSASRPGPATVTTRLLRESGSTATMAADLVQEGGHRIAALATYGDLGSLPDDVGTTATEPELPPLEECWGMGLAPPDFRASAPPLLSRFDLRFDPATAGWAVGQPSGRGLIQGWFRLNDDREPDPVSLLLAVDAMPPVTFDLGRMGWAPTLELTVHVRARPAPGWLKLRHETRNLAGGMFEEDCEVWDSAGRLVAQSRQLARQPRPPR